From the Helianthus annuus cultivar XRQ/B chromosome 17, HanXRQr2.0-SUNRISE, whole genome shotgun sequence genome, the window ATTTACTCTTTAAAAATATGGTTAAACTTAGATTTGTTCATTTAATTCTGAGTTAATTTAATACAAACAACCTTTTAGCATAACTACCAACCTAAACCAGACAATTTGCATCCCAAGTTTAGACATGATTGCCACATATCTAACATTTATTATAGAAAAAAGAAGTTTGTTGCAACAAACAATTACCAGATCATGTATTGTATTTAAGGAAACAAGAAGATAATTCTTTTTCCTAAGAAACACAATATTTGACCTTTAATCATTATATAAACACAAAGGTTATAATAGTAATAGTACTTAATAAACTAAACATGccgttcaaaaaataaaaataaaaataaaaaaattaagttCTGGGTTGCTCCTCTGAAAATCTTGGAAGTTGAACCAGTGAGTTGACTCGAGTGACCCCTTCCAACCCGGACCAGTTCTGATCTTCACTCACCCCCAAGCTGGTTTCTCCTTTGGTCTCCAAAACTATGTCGTTTTGCTCTCTTATAAGACCACCACTGTGCTCTTCAGATGATCTCACTGTAGCATTTCTCTGCAGATATGGCTCGGGATTCTGGCCGTCGTCCGATTCGCCTGCATTACTCTGGAGCGTCGAAGAGAACCCATGTTCTTCGTTGTCTGATTCTGAATCCATTTTACCATCCAGAAACAAGCAAACGACTGCGCAATCGTCCATTTTGGATGTCGGGTATTTGGATTTCCATTCACGGGCAGCTGAGTCGACTAGTAATCTTGCTGCTGATGCCCGAGTTGGAGCTGATGACACGATTTCGATCACTTGTTCGTTGCTTAAAACATCCCAAATCTACAATACATGTATCGGTTTGGTCGTTAAAACACaaaaaattaatgattttgaAAGGAAATTATTGGTCTAGACTTCAAGGGGTTAAGGCTTGACTAAAACacaaagaaaaaaataaatatttttgtaagaAATTTTTGGATTAAGTGAATCCAAACAAGTTTCTTCATATTCTTTCGTAATCATGAGAACCCGTTAGGAAAAACTCACGGTCAAACCCCATGTCATTGTTACCTAACTTGTTTGATTTAGAACGTTTTATGCAATAAAAATACCCTTGGGGGACTTGGCATGTTTGACCCTTTTCAATGTTAGCTAACTTTTTAATGACACCCGTTTTACCCATCAGAGATGAAAGTAAATGTTTCAAAAGTGTCGCCTCTAATAACGCTATAGCATGAAACTCTTACTACTTTCAAGGTGAAAATGGTAGTAACCaattagataataataataatagcaagagtaaattacaaaaatcgtcctttatgtatgtcacttgtTGCAAACTGtctcctttatcttcaataattatagaaaacgtactcgatgtttgcaaacccttgcaagttatgtcttttagccctaactcagttaaattttgtggttaaatctgaccaaatggaccccacatgagggtatttttgtggaTAAATCTGACAAAATGaaccccacatgagagtaaaatgaccaaaataccctcacgtggggtccatttggtcagatttaaccataaaatttaactgagttagggctaaaggacatagcttgcaagggtttgcaaacatcgagtacgttttctgtaattattgaagataaaggagacagtttgcaataagtaacatacataaaggatgatttttgtaatttataATAATAGTAAcaacaaaaaaagaaaagaaacatGCATGCATACCCCATCAGAAGCAAGAACGATAAATTGATCTCTTTCGGTGAGAATCCGGTGAGAGACTTCAGGAATCGAGATCACTCCATACTCCTTCAAACAAAAATCTCCAAAAGCCCGTGCCATTGCTAGGCCCGGGGCATCATCAAACGGTAGCCAGACCCTATGTACCTCGGGTTCATCTTGTAATGCAAAGACTCGACCTCTGCATTTTTTAATCCTTTCAGCTTCTCCTATTACACAAAAACAAATTAGCACAATCCAGAAGACAAGAAGTAATGGCGAAAATTacgagggggggggggtgggtagTTGGTTTCTCATACTTGGTAGATCCGGCTTTAAGTCAATGGTCAACTGAACTGCTACGAGTGAATCATTTATGTCTTTAGATGCCATGATGGCACGCGAATCTCCAATGCTCCCCACGAAAAGATTTGATCCCTTAAATTAAGTTTTTCATCAGATATTCAATAAATAATAAACCAATTTTAGCTTGGAAGAAAAACCTTAAAAATGATGTTTAAATTACCTATTTACTAATTTCCCATTATTATCAAGAATCCAAGATTCATTTATTTTTCATTATTAAATGATCTTTCAGATACTCAACAAATAATCAACATACAAAGCCATCAAgcatttatttattattatttttttttaacctTGGGAAACCTGTTATCGAAAAACTCAGAGGACTCCACCAATACCCTGCTAACCGATGAGATCAGGTGGACATCAAGCTTCTAGCTTAAAAGGGAAGGCAAATAATTGTTTAAGGATTATTTTTacaggtagaggatcctgtaaaaagtgctcaaagtgtgagaagtgtaagaagtgtattataacactatatataatactatataacaccatttaaacaccgtataacaatatgtaacaccatataataccatataacactatgtaacactatatatcattatataacaaatataacactatacatctatcatagacatgctatcagacaacctatagtgttatatttgttatacaatgatatatagtgttacatagtgttatatggtattatatggtgttacatattattatacggtgtttatatggtgttatatagtattatatatagtgttataatacacttcttacacttctcacactttgagcactttttacactatccttaccctatttTTACATATCTAGTAATTAATCAAACATTTTTAGCCACCAAGATTTAGTTTGGAAGATAAAAGAACAATTTCAATTTTCAAAATACCTAATTTACCCTCATCAAGATTCATTTATTTGCATTCATTTAAAGGGAATTTAACCATACCTGTTTAACAATGGTCACTGCGGTGCTACCACTACAAAAGCAATCCAAATTGGGATGCGATTTTAGCTCTTTATCCATGGCTTTATATGATTTAAGAAAAGCTTCTCTCCATAACAACTCCGGTTTTTCTTCTTCACCATCACCCCCATCTAATCCAGAATCCACATTGCCACAAATACAAGTAGCAGACCGGTTTTTCTTCGATTCATAGGAATCAAGATAAGAAAACAACTTCACCGGTAACGTGTCACGAACTTTACGCGCAACAAGATGTCCGTGGGGCCCATGCCCATCAAATACTCCACAAAATGTCACATCATCAGCCATAAAATCCTACAACGATCCCGAATCAAACGAGCATTTAATAAGTATTAAATAATAAGAATCCGTAgtcaaataaaaaaaacttaCTTCCCATACGATCATTGCATCTTGGTTGATTCCCTTACGACCCTGTTGAGTATATATACAAGAACTTCGGCTTTTCCCATTTGCAAATATCCTATTGGGTGCCGACGACGAGTGCTGAAACGCGGTAACTTGATCAGAAAATGTTTTTCTGGTTCTCTTCCCGCCAAAACTCCGACTATTTGTGGAGACACAACCCCCCATTTTAACTACCTCAAAAACGGGTCAATCGTGAAGCAAAATGATGTTGTGAATCCAGATAAAGATTCAGCAAACGTGTTCGAAGTCAACAGCTTTGGAAAAGACAGTCAACCCGGCTAAAAGAATCAAGAAAACAGCAACTCAGTCAATTGTTTACTCCATATCAAAGATAAAAATGACTTCTTTATAAGAAACTAGACATGTAGCATGTGAACAATATTTAAATAATGCATAGATCATGTGTCCATAGGAAAGAATCTTTGAATATAATATAACTGCCATTTTTTATGTCTGTTAATCTTGGTGTCCGAAGACGACAAGAAAAGGCAAGAAAATAAGGCAAGATACAATCAAGAATCCTGTGAGATAGTCAATATGACCAAAACATAGGTAAGCAAAGTTGTATTCTTGGTacctttttttaattaaaaataaggAGGACAAAAGTACCCAACCCCGAAACCTGACAGGTAATGGGCGTCCCAACGGGTATTTTTTAACACGTAAGATCATAAACAGGTATACCCGCAAACTCGATGGTTATTGTGTGGCAGGTATGGGTCCGCGATTACCAAAACCCGTACCATACCTGCCACACAATAACCATCGTGTTTGCGGGCGTACCTATTTATGATCGTATGTGTTAAAAAATTGCGATTACCATTGAGTCATTGGTATCCCTAatttaaatgaataaaaaaatcATAACTCCGCCAACAATTCGGATTAGTCCAAACACATTGAGACAGCTaaaagaacatgaactagtatgaACATGTAATATTGGTCAAACTTGAAAGATATAGCTAATGTAAAGTCAAATTTCGTTAAATTCCACTATTTTATTCCATAcccatcttttttttttcttggttTTTTTAGATTCTGTTGGTGGTTCACACACTGATTGAGTAATTGTCAAGTAAAATAGTTTGAACTGCTAATTGCTCTTAGAAAAATTGAGATAAAGCCACAAACTTTAAGAAAGAAAAGCAAAAAACAAAGTCATATACACACCCAAAATGACTTTTTAGCTTTTAAAAAATAAGAGAAAAAGCAATGcctcaaattaaaaaaaaaaaaaaaatcaaatcaccAAGATCATGTAATATCCTAGAACAAAAATGCCAAAAGTCATAAGCAAAATCAAGATTATTAAACAGAAAACAATAATAAACCCAAACATTAAACAGATCCTCAGCCAAACACACAACACTTTGCAATCAAACTTTCTCATTTAGGTCACTTCTAAGTTCTAATCAGTTCTAAATCCTAACTCACAGAAACAAGCTCAAACTCAAAAAataacaaaaacccacaaaaactAAACACTAATCCAACAAAACCCTGATCAGAAATCATCAAAACAAACCAAATTTAGTGAAACAATAACCTTCAAACCTTGTGTTAGTAAAAGTGCAAAACCCCTTTTCACAAACAAGAGAATGAACATGAAATTACAACAAAATACCCAAAAACAGTCCAAAAAGATAAAATTTAGGGAGAAAGGAGGTACCTTTATGGAAGATTACGATCTGGGGTGTGAGTACTGTGATCAAGATAATGAGACGTAGAATAGGGGAAATGGTTAAGGGACGGTTGCATTAATTGCAAACGCGAGATGATAAAGGGGATGAGATGGGATGGGTCGAAAGTGGATGTTAATGTCTAGTCAAGATTTTAAGTTAAACCATGCTCTCTCATGAGTGATTGATTCTTGATGATTTCGAGGCCACCATTTAATGTCTTGGTTAATTGTTTAATGGAATGTTTTGTTTATGGTGAGGTCCATTAGTTGATGCTTGATTGGGATGAGTCATGCAAGCCCATTCTAGTTATTTAATTGTTTCCATAATGTATactactaggttataaccccgtgtattacacgggttgaataaatatatttttatatatcaaataatataaaaatatatatatctttaaaaatcttgtttattacacgagttgaataaatacaattttatttatcaaataataaaacaatatatatttaaaaatctcgttaattatatgagttgaataaatgtaattttatatattaaataataaaaaaatgttgtATTTTTAGAAACCCTGTGTATTGTACAGGTTAagaaaatttaattttatatattaaataatgaaaaatgttacatttttaagaatctcatgtgttatacgggttgagcacatgtaattttatatatcggacaataaaatgttatatctttGTAAACTttatgtattatatggattgaataaatctaattttatatactacataataaaaaaaagttatattttttaaaaaccccgtgtattacacgagttgcataaatataattttgtatggtaaaaaataaaaatgttatatctttaaaaaatctcgtttattacacgggttgaatgaatttaataaaaaattatagcTGGTGACTACTTTTCTTGGTGTACGTAAATACGTAATCTTTTTTCACATGATTTGCCTCCTACGATTTTTTTACTCGTTAACACTAATTAATTTTACCTAAGTTATTTCTAATCTCTATATTCTTAATGATATTTCCTAACAACTTATCCATTTTTTTTTTCTGTCTATAGCTCCGTTTTAATCTCCAAAATAACATCTTTaattttactaaattattttataatattaccCACTCCTTTAgagaaattattattattattattaaatctgataaatattttaaaatattagattatcttctatacgaattgtttaaatttatattaagtttaattttataattatcttttaactgatggcttcaatgaatgacatgtgtccctttattggtttattttattatatagtatggGCGAGCACTAATGTCACATTACTGTCAGcgaccaccgacactgaagttgcgATGTTAATACGAAGAAATTAATGCAAAAGTTACAACCACTTAAAGCCTAACTATCCACATGGCAATACCTCCTTATTTCTCAAATAAATTTGCTTACTATATGATTaagtatatttattaaattatattttcATATCAAAGTAATGAAAATAATAAAGAATAACGGTAATTCGATGCTTATCCAAtgattcatttttttttcttaagcGAGCAGtcattttgttttttaatatgtTAATATTAAATCAATTGATTAATTAATATGAGTATATCAAAATAAAAAGCTTTTTAAtcattatttaaatattataaaagagttatcgttataaattattataataatttattattattattattattattattattattattattattaaatctgataaatattttaaaatattatattatctcctatacgaattgtttaaatttatattaagtttaattttataattatcttttaactgatggcttcaatgaatgacatgtgtccctttattggtttcttttattatatagtatagaagaTTTAtgtcattaaggatttttctttTGTTATGGATTGAATGCATTGGTATATGTGGTCGGGTTTGGGATGAGTTTAGTAGATAATACAATATATTTGTGATATGGATGATGAGTCAGAGGGGGAGAGAGTAGAGAGAAAGTAAAAATGTTTTTGGCTAAACGCATGTATTTGTAGAAAAAGAATGAGTTTTATGAGTAATGAGGTCttaaatgaagaaagagaaagatgaAAGATAGTTTTTTTGAGTTTTTTCCTAAAGTGGTGTTTAGAAAAAAACTATTTACCATTTTTGTGTTCTCTaaaaactatttaccaaaatagtgttttcattgttttttattaacttttttaTAGTTTCATCTATTTATTGGATTAAAGAAAAAGGCCCAATTCCCTCCTGGTTTCCGTTGGTtcatatttttttactttttattcaATTAATCCAATATATATGTACTATTTTCCATCAACActgttttttatctttattttttttctttgcaATTCATaatatttcattttctttttcgattattatatttcattttcCGGATCAATGTACTGTGACAATTCAAGGGACACATTTTTTCAATACatgtattatattttttttaaatacatgtATTATAAGAATAATTTTTAAAATACGGTAACATTTTTTGGGCACATGATGtaatctttatttttaattaatcaacgaaaataaacaacaaaattagttgtaaatttttttttctatttaatagaaatatataataaataccaacacatttcctattttaaaaccttcaaacctaTACAAACAATGCATTATAATAATCGAAAAAGAAGGCCTTTAATTTTTTACAACTTCACAAGagagtttgattttttttattgactccttattaaaaaaatataatacatGTATTAAAAAAATGTGTCCCTtgatgaaataaaaaaaatgtcaCAGTACGTTGATCCGgaaaatgaaatataataatcgaaaaagaaaatgaaatattATGAATTGCaaagaaaaaaataaagataaaaaacagTGTTGATGGgaaatagtatatatatatatatatattagattaattgaataaaaagtaaaaaaaatatgaaCCAACAGAAACCAGGAGCGGATTGGGCCTTTTTCTTTAatccaataaataaatgaaacTATGAAAAAGTTAATAAATAGCAATGAAAatactattttggtaaatagtttttAGAGAACACCAAAATGGTAAATAGTTTTTCCCTAAACACCACTTTGGGAAAAAactctagttttttttttcaaaacagcAAGGAACGACAtgccaaccaccgtgacaccgggcgttgtggccaaggtcgactactcgaccgccgccagccccttggctctctcAGATACGCAGAAACTTGACCTCCACCGGCTGAAgacacgacagtggaataatcggtaaaacctcgcctcccatccaagacgaaccggtgCCACCCGTATTCGTCCCTCACCTAGATGCATggccggccctgggggtgggcggggaggaccaccggccagggcccgatatttcgaggggcacgtttttttttctgaaaaaaaaaacgatatgtatatgtaaaatattttttaataggGTACACCCATACAAACACTAACATAGGCCCCCTTACAAAACTTCTCTTATGGTTTAGGTTAAACCTTTAGTGAGCACAATACCCAATTTCAATAAAGCCTAAGgacacattttttcgagctcgaacagggtacacgaattctcagggtcGGCCCTGCCTAGATGCCGCAGAAAATTATGGTTAGAGTCGAACCTGGGTCAGAAGAAACAATAAGTTTTCCCAAACCATTCTACCACTACCTTATTGGCAAAGAGAAAAGATAGTGAATAGTAAGATGATGtgataatttttttttacgaaaaaTTTCATCTTGCATTGGAGATGGTCTTAAGAAGGAGTTAAAAGGGTCAGCCGACCTTTCAATTATTAGAATTTGTTGGATATTTAATTATAAAATTTGGGTCTTTTTGCAAAAGTATAAGTTGGACTCCTTAATTGTAATGAATAGAGAGAGATATCCTTATGATAGCGTTCTTACTAAAAAGTTGTTGTGCGTCAGCGTAGACGAGAGAAGTGGACATGTGGAACCAGTTAGAAACACCATCCCTTCCCTCGAATGTGTCAACATACGGCCATTAAATTAAGACGTGGGACGTTTACAAAATATTAAGAGcaaattacaaaaatcgttcATTATGTTTGATTCGGATTACAAAGTATATTCTTTTTCTTTAATAATTACAAAACAATAACATGCTTTGTGTTTGCAAACTTTTGCACGATTCGTCCTTTACCATAAACCTAGTTTATTTTATGGTTATATCTGACCAAGTGGACCCCATTTGAGGGCTAATTATACTTGTTACTGtgacaccccaaccgatggcggaaacatcagagtaTTTAAATAATGAATTGCATTTTATTACGACACGAATTTGATTACAACATGGAAAGGAAAATTCAATTACAACAACTTGAAATAAAAGAATTACATTACACTAAGTATACAAAATTTAaaatgagtatctaggcatcctactatgttccatgcatcatcaacatcatcattaaacctgcaacatgttttaaaataaaGTGTCAATGCGAAAgcattggcgagtacacaaggtttgTATAAATATAGCATAAGTTTAAAAGCATTTTCTCGAATCCACATGACAATTTGTAAACAAGGTAACTAGCATGCATCACAatatgtcaaacccaagtgtccactagtatttagtaTAACAACCCTCGAGAAACACCCCTAAGCGCTCCCagatacaccccgtatgtgagaAACGGACCCGAAtaacattaatattaataaaaatcaagaaaaacaaataaCCTGGGTCGCTCGTGGGCCGCGACCCAGTTAACCAAAgtcttcgcggggcgcgacagactaTTACTTGTCGGGCACTGCTTTAGCCACGTGTCCCATCCACGTATAGAACCTACCTGTGACTCACCGACCCTAAAACCGCCATACGATTCCTCGCGGTCCATGAAGGAAGAACCAGAGGCTCTCGTGGGGCGCGAGAGACCTCTGTCTCAGCTATAAAATGGGCGAGATGCAGCATTTCAACTTGTTCAGAATTTCTAATTCTCTCTCAAACATTCTGTAGGCTAAAGCTATAGCCTAATACCCTCTAATAAGCGAAGCTCTGCcttgttgtaagtattataaccctgctgttaccctacacg encodes:
- the LOC110926442 gene encoding probable protein phosphatase 2C 52 encodes the protein MGGCVSTNSRSFGGKRTRKTFSDQVTAFQHSSSAPNRIFANGKSRSSCIYTQQGRKGINQDAMIVWEDFMADDVTFCGVFDGHGPHGHLVARKVRDTLPVKLFSYLDSYESKKNRSATCICGNVDSGLDGGDGEEEKPELLWREAFLKSYKAMDKELKSHPNLDCFCSGSTAVTIVKQGSNLFVGSIGDSRAIMASKDINDSLVAVQLTIDLKPDLPREAERIKKCRGRVFALQDEPEVHRVWLPFDDAPGLAMARAFGDFCLKEYGVISIPEVSHRILTERDQFIVLASDGIWDVLSNEQVIEIVSSAPTRASAARLLVDSAAREWKSKYPTSKMDDCAVVCLFLDGKMDSESDNEEHGFSSTLQSNAGESDDGQNPEPYLQRNATVRSSEEHSGGLIREQNDIVLETKGETSLGVSEDQNWSGLEGVTRVNSLVQLPRFSEEQPRT